Proteins encoded by one window of Chryseobacterium sp. POL2:
- a CDS encoding TrmH family RNA methyltransferase produces the protein MQIIESFQNEKIKKISRWLTKNSDRKKAGIFVVEGQQENERALQFGYEAIEFYIAPQIFGGTNPCEPIHFVSNAVYEKLAYRGTTEGIIGVYKNKELNIDSLKIKDNSTVIILESIEKPGNLGAILRSCEAFGIDALIVTDPKVDFFNPNVIRSSVGCLFGMNFCAVTNAEAYEFLQKEDFEIYTTFMSDGAKDLASRNMTVKSAVLFGTEHSGLSDYWKDKGKNTLIPMVGSIDSLNLSNAVAITCYEALRQKRK, from the coding sequence ATGCAGATTATTGAAAGTTTTCAAAACGAAAAAATAAAGAAAATAAGCCGTTGGCTGACTAAAAATAGTGATCGAAAAAAAGCGGGAATTTTTGTGGTGGAAGGACAACAAGAGAACGAACGTGCTTTGCAATTTGGTTATGAAGCGATTGAGTTTTATATCGCACCTCAAATTTTTGGAGGAACAAATCCTTGCGAACCGATCCATTTTGTAAGTAATGCTGTCTATGAAAAGTTGGCTTATCGCGGGACAACAGAAGGTATAATTGGGGTTTACAAAAATAAAGAACTGAATATCGATTCTTTAAAAATAAAAGACAACTCAACAGTTATTATTCTGGAAAGCATTGAAAAGCCTGGAAATCTAGGAGCTATTTTAAGAAGCTGCGAAGCTTTTGGCATTGACGCATTAATTGTTACAGATCCTAAAGTTGATTTTTTTAATCCGAATGTTATCAGAAGTAGTGTTGGTTGTCTTTTTGGAATGAATTTTTGCGCGGTAACCAATGCAGAAGCCTACGAATTTTTGCAAAAGGAAGATTTCGAGATCTATACCACTTTCATGTCAGATGGCGCCAAGGATTTAGCGTCTAGAAATATGACGGTAAAAAGTGCTGTATTATTTGGGACCGAACATTCGGGCCTGAGTGATTATTGGAAAGACAAAGGAAAAAACACCTTAATTCCTATGGTCGGCAGTATAGATTCTTTAAACTTAAGCAATGCCGTGGCAATAACTTGCTATGAAGCTTTAAGACAAAAAAGGAAATAA
- a CDS encoding methyltransferase domain-containing protein, translated as MNTEDHNKTDMQCCVTQCDLPLDKNYWETRWENRETSWDIGYASPAITDYMDKVEDKNISILIPGCGNAYEAEYLLKNGFQDITLIDIAPKAVEILQSKFRNDPQIKVLLGDFFEHKGEYDLMLEQTFFCAIPPLMRKDYAKKAAELLQPKGKIVGVMFDTTFKKQGPPFGGCPCEYKPIFEPYFEIKKMEECYNSIPPRKGSEVFVELVVK; from the coding sequence ATGAATACAGAAGACCATAACAAAACAGATATGCAATGTTGCGTTACGCAATGCGATCTTCCTTTGGATAAAAATTATTGGGAAACGCGTTGGGAAAATCGCGAAACTTCTTGGGATATTGGTTACGCATCGCCCGCAATTACCGATTATATGGACAAAGTTGAGGATAAAAATATCTCGATTTTAATTCCAGGTTGCGGAAATGCTTATGAAGCTGAATATCTTTTAAAAAACGGATTTCAGGATATTACGTTAATTGATATTGCACCAAAAGCGGTGGAAATTCTTCAAAGTAAATTCCGAAATGATCCTCAAATAAAAGTTTTGTTAGGCGATTTTTTCGAACATAAAGGTGAGTATGATTTAATGCTGGAACAAACTTTTTTCTGTGCTATTCCGCCATTAATGAGAAAAGATTACGCTAAAAAAGCTGCCGAACTTTTGCAACCAAAAGGTAAAATTGTAGGCGTCATGTTCGATACCACTTTCAAGAAACAAGGTCCGCCGTTTGGTGGTTGTCCATGTGAGTACAAACCGATTTTCGAACCTTATTTTGAGATTAAAAAAATGGAAGAATGTTACAATTCTATCCCTCCAAGAAAAGGGTCAGAAGTTTTTGTAGAACTCGTTGTAAAATAA
- a CDS encoding DUF6132 family protein — protein sequence MNTFFQNNKIVILGAVVGAIAGFLYWNFIGCSTGSCAITSKPFNSSIYGAFMGGVFFSMFKKDKNKIKE from the coding sequence ATGAATACTTTTTTTCAAAACAATAAAATTGTCATTTTAGGCGCTGTTGTTGGTGCTATTGCAGGATTTCTGTATTGGAATTTTATAGGATGTAGCACAGGAAGTTGCGCTATTACATCAAAACCTTTTAACAGCAGTATTTATGGTGCTTTTATGGGAGGTGTATTTTTTTCAATGTTTAAAAAAGATAAAAATAAAATTAAAGAATAA
- a CDS encoding DUF6691 family protein, which produces MKTIDYIKFLIAGIFFGIVITKAELISWFRIQEMFRLQSFHMYGVIGSAVVTGMISVWLIKKFKIKSLDGEPIKIADKKFNKGQIYGGLIFGFGWAITGACPGPLFAQIGTGALVVSVTLLSAILGTWVYGKFREKLPH; this is translated from the coding sequence ATGAAAACAATAGATTATATAAAGTTTTTAATAGCCGGAATATTTTTCGGAATCGTTATTACAAAAGCGGAGCTCATCAGTTGGTTCCGAATTCAAGAAATGTTCCGTTTACAATCTTTCCACATGTACGGTGTTATCGGAAGTGCCGTGGTTACTGGGATGATTTCAGTTTGGTTGATTAAGAAATTCAAAATAAAATCTTTGGATGGCGAACCGATAAAAATCGCTGATAAAAAATTCAATAAAGGTCAAATTTACGGAGGTTTAATCTTCGGATTTGGTTGGGCGATTACAGGTGCTTGCCCAGGACCATTGTTTGCACAAATAGGAACGGGTGCTTTGGTGGTAAGTGTTACCTTATTGTCAGCAATCCTCGGAACTTGGGTGTACGGGAAATTCAGAGAGAAACTTCCACATTAG
- a CDS encoding YeeE/YedE family protein, translating to MLELIKQPWPWYVAGPLIGLTVPILLILANKTFGISSSLRHICASCAPANIPFFKYNWKSEIWNLVFVIGILIGGFVAFNFLSNGQAVAVNPDLQTELAGYGITDFSSIIPADFMNWETLFSLKGFFLFVVGGFLVGFGTRYAGGCTSGHSIMGLANLQWPSLVATICFMLGGFIVANFVMPWILSL from the coding sequence ATGTTAGAACTTATCAAGCAACCTTGGCCATGGTATGTTGCGGGGCCACTCATTGGTCTTACGGTGCCTATATTACTTATTTTAGCCAATAAAACCTTCGGAATTTCTTCGTCTTTAAGACACATTTGTGCGTCTTGTGCACCAGCGAATATTCCGTTTTTTAAATACAATTGGAAGAGTGAAATCTGGAATTTAGTTTTCGTTATCGGAATTTTAATTGGTGGATTTGTCGCTTTCAATTTTCTTTCTAATGGACAAGCTGTTGCTGTAAATCCTGATCTTCAAACTGAATTGGCGGGCTACGGAATTACAGATTTTTCGAGCATTATTCCAGCCGATTTTATGAATTGGGAAACTTTATTTTCTTTGAAAGGTTTTTTCCTTTTCGTGGTGGGAGGTTTCTTGGTAGGCTTCGGAACGCGTTACGCAGGAGGTTGTACAAGTGGACATTCCATTATGGGATTGGCAAATTTACAATGGCCTTCTTTGGTGGCAACTATTTGCTTTATGTTGGGCGGATTTATCGTTGCTAATTTTGTAATGCCTTGGATTTTGTCTTTGTAG
- a CDS encoding sulfite exporter TauE/SafE family protein, which translates to MEIAGFLASILIGISLGLIGGGGSILTVPVLVYLFHVDAVLATTYSLFVVGATSFVGSTTYFKNKLIDFKTVFAFGIPSIIGVYISRQQILPHIPDVLFNIGGFEVTKSNFLMLVFAVLMLMAAFKMIKKDTKPNNTSHQNYNYPLVVFQGFLVGIITGFVGAGGGFLIIPALVSLLKTPMKKAIGTSLLIIAINSAFGFVTSYAHFGEVNWKFLLSITTMAIIGILIGSRLSRNIDGKKLKPAFGWFVLVMGIFVIVKEMFF; encoded by the coding sequence ATGGAGATAGCAGGATTTTTAGCATCAATTTTAATAGGAATTTCTTTAGGATTAATCGGCGGTGGCGGAAGTATTCTTACGGTTCCTGTATTGGTGTATCTTTTTCATGTAGACGCTGTTTTGGCCACTACTTATTCGCTTTTTGTAGTGGGAGCAACCAGTTTTGTGGGGTCAACCACTTATTTCAAAAATAAATTAATAGATTTTAAAACGGTTTTTGCATTTGGTATCCCTTCAATAATTGGAGTGTATATTTCCAGACAGCAAATTTTACCTCATATTCCAGACGTACTTTTCAACATTGGTGGTTTTGAAGTCACCAAAAGTAATTTTTTAATGCTTGTTTTTGCGGTTTTAATGTTGATGGCTGCATTTAAAATGATAAAAAAAGATACAAAACCAAATAATACCTCTCATCAAAATTACAATTATCCATTGGTGGTTTTTCAAGGTTTTTTGGTAGGAATTATAACAGGATTTGTAGGTGCGGGTGGCGGATTTTTAATTATTCCAGCTTTGGTAAGTTTACTGAAAACTCCTATGAAGAAAGCCATCGGAACATCTTTACTGATTATCGCTATTAATTCTGCGTTCGGTTTTGTAACCTCTTATGCACACTTTGGAGAAGTCAATTGGAAGTTTTTATTGAGCATTACCACAATGGCAATTATAGGAATTTTAATAGGAAGCCGACTTTCCAGAAATATTGATGGTAAAAAACTAAAACCCGCTTTTGGTTGGTTTGTCCTTGTGATGGGCATTTTTGTCATCGTAAAAGAAATGTTTTTTTAA
- a CDS encoding rhodanese-like domain-containing protein, whose translation MFGFLKKLFGSEDSERLVEVINNGATLIDVRSKGEFASGSVKNAVNIPLNEISSKVKSLKNKENIVVFCRSGMRSKQAQSILKQAGITNVFNGGSLQNMKNITR comes from the coding sequence ATGTTCGGATTTTTAAAAAAACTTTTTGGCTCCGAAGATTCGGAAAGACTAGTCGAAGTTATCAATAACGGAGCTACTTTAATAGATGTTCGCTCTAAAGGTGAATTTGCTTCTGGAAGTGTAAAAAATGCGGTGAATATTCCGTTGAATGAAATTTCTTCTAAAGTAAAATCATTAAAAAATAAGGAAAATATTGTTGTATTTTGCAGAAGTGGAATGCGCAGCAAACAAGCGCAATCTATTTTAAAACAAGCCGGAATTACCAATGTTTTTAATGGCGGTTCTTTGCAAAATATGAAAAACATTACCCGTTAA
- a CDS encoding ABC transporter ATP-binding protein encodes MIFWTLLLTLLGALAAQVNPIVLKYTVDEVQKLIDLPNPMQEGIHVLIVVTIILLVKEIANIFINFGQKFYGEKIRINVSSELAQRAIDKILTYKVAYFNDENHESGKLQTRIDRGIESLTKLVQNFFIDILPLFTTSIIALVVMYMQNVYVGLVSTIVVPIYFWVSNMQAKKLSGVRRQLRNQREEKTSGLLNLINSILVIKSFVREKFEGKKQYDLQMQLMESQLYTRKTNFFYDGLKTFIEQIGVVLIILLTVYLVLDQQMTIGAIMLHIMLFNNVSSPIRQLHRIYDDMNDAMIYAEGYFDILNADEEAEPSGSFVEKEIKGEFKLQNVNFTYPNGTQALLDVDMLIEAGKTTALVGLSGAGKSSIINLLCKFYLPDSGNIHLDGVNLNEYDNTFLRGDLGLVLQKNHIFKGSIEDNIRYGDMNASFEEVEEAAKKAYLHEQILDLPTAYQHDATQLSGGQQQRIAIARLFLKNPPIIFLDEPTASLDAIATEQIKNSLDAIKAGRTVVIISHSLSQIIDSDRIYVMKKGRVVENGTHDELYHQEGVYKEIFDASARSLNLDLLVKTFKEED; translated from the coding sequence ATGATTTTTTGGACGTTGCTTCTCACTTTATTGGGCGCTTTGGCAGCACAGGTGAACCCAATTGTTCTTAAATATACGGTGGATGAGGTTCAGAAATTAATAGATTTACCAAATCCGATGCAAGAAGGGATTCATGTGTTAATCGTCGTCACCATTATTCTTTTGGTGAAAGAAATCGCTAATATTTTCATCAATTTTGGACAAAAATTTTACGGTGAAAAAATCCGAATTAATGTAAGTTCAGAATTGGCTCAACGCGCAATTGATAAAATTTTAACCTATAAAGTTGCTTATTTTAATGATGAAAACCACGAATCTGGAAAACTTCAAACCCGCATCGACAGAGGAATTGAGAGTTTAACAAAATTGGTTCAGAATTTTTTCATCGATATTTTGCCCTTGTTTACGACTTCCATTATCGCTTTGGTGGTGATGTATATGCAAAATGTGTATGTGGGATTGGTTTCCACAATTGTTGTTCCGATTTACTTTTGGGTGAGCAATATGCAAGCAAAAAAACTCTCTGGCGTTCGTCGTCAGCTTAGAAATCAACGTGAGGAAAAGACCTCTGGACTTTTAAATCTCATTAATTCTATTTTGGTGATTAAAAGTTTTGTCCGTGAAAAATTTGAAGGTAAAAAACAATACGATTTGCAGATGCAACTTATGGAAAGTCAGTTGTACACGCGTAAAACCAACTTTTTTTATGATGGTTTAAAAACTTTTATCGAACAAATTGGTGTGGTTTTAATCATATTGTTAACGGTGTATTTGGTGCTCGATCAGCAAATGACGATTGGCGCAATTATGCTTCACATCATGCTTTTTAACAACGTTTCTTCGCCTATTCGTCAGTTGCACAGGATTTATGATGATATGAACGATGCCATGATTTATGCCGAAGGTTATTTTGATATTTTAAATGCGGATGAAGAAGCAGAACCCAGCGGCAGTTTTGTGGAAAAAGAAATTAAAGGTGAGTTTAAACTTCAAAATGTTAATTTCACTTACCCCAACGGTACGCAAGCTCTTCTTGATGTCGATATGCTGATAGAAGCTGGAAAAACCACTGCTTTGGTCGGACTTTCAGGCGCAGGAAAATCGAGTATTATTAATTTGTTGTGCAAATTTTATCTTCCAGATTCGGGTAATATTCATTTAGATGGGGTAAATCTTAATGAATATGACAATACTTTTTTGAGAGGTGATTTAGGATTGGTGCTTCAGAAAAATCATATTTTTAAAGGAAGCATCGAAGATAACATTCGTTACGGCGATATGAATGCGAGTTTTGAAGAAGTTGAAGAAGCTGCAAAAAAAGCCTATTTGCATGAACAAATTCTGGATTTGCCAACGGCCTATCAACATGATGCAACGCAACTTTCTGGCGGTCAACAACAGCGAATTGCGATTGCAAGATTATTCCTGAAAAATCCACCCATTATTTTCTTGGACGAACCCACTGCGAGTTTGGACGCGATTGCTACGGAACAAATTAAGAACTCATTAGATGCCATAAAAGCAGGGAGAACGGTGGTTATTATTTCTCATTCTTTATCTCAAATTATCGATTCGGATAGGATTTATGTAATGAAAAAAGGTCGCGTTGTGGAAAACGGAACACATGACGAATTATACCATCAGGAGGGCGTTTACAAAGAAATTTTTGATGCTTCGGCAAGAAGTTTAAACCTCGATTTATTGGTGAAAACTTTTAAAGAAGAAGATTGA
- a CDS encoding thiamine diphosphokinase translates to MNKALLFINGEPPKNLPEFFSYKLIACTDGALDYLLKFDSEIVSKLDFISGDFDSHERLDFVNEKFILTPDQNKTDFQKSLEIILEKGIPNVDVYGASGGEMDHFLGNLSVADFMRTKMEIRFFDEFSSYYFIPKNFNISGVKDKIISLFPFPKAESITTQGLKWPLYKEDLKMGERVGTRNIAENDEVVIQYAKGNLLIFIGQ, encoded by the coding sequence ATGAACAAAGCTTTGCTCTTTATAAACGGTGAACCGCCTAAAAATTTGCCCGAGTTTTTTAGTTATAAACTTATTGCATGTACGGATGGCGCGTTGGATTATCTTTTAAAATTTGATTCAGAAATTGTTTCTAAACTCGATTTTATCTCGGGAGATTTTGATTCGCACGAACGTCTGGATTTTGTTAATGAAAAATTTATCCTTACTCCCGATCAAAACAAAACAGATTTCCAGAAATCCTTAGAAATAATTTTAGAAAAAGGGATTCCTAATGTAGATGTTTATGGTGCGAGTGGTGGAGAGATGGATCATTTTCTGGGCAATCTAAGTGTTGCCGATTTTATGAGAACAAAAATGGAAATTCGTTTTTTTGATGAGTTTTCGAGTTATTATTTTATTCCAAAAAACTTTAATATTTCTGGTGTAAAAGACAAAATAATTTCACTTTTTCCGTTCCCAAAAGCAGAAAGCATAACAACACAGGGTTTGAAATGGCCACTTTATAAAGAAGATCTGAAAATGGGTGAACGCGTAGGCACAAGAAATATTGCTGAAAATGATGAAGTTGTCATCCAATATGCAAAAGGAAACTTATTAATTTTCATAGGACAATAA
- a CDS encoding Crp/Fnr family transcriptional regulator, whose product MESPELKQEFQSTPELLEKLYEYSMIKNYQAGDIIVDENSQIRSIPIVTKGAMKVVRTEEDGREILLYYIKAGESCIMSFLGGLHNETSKVKAEIEEDAEILFLPVTRVSEFIKDHPEWLDYIFKLYHKRFEELLGIINEIAFKKVDERLLNLLEKKAELTQSNSLNVTHEQLANELGTARVVVSRLLKQLEENGEVQLGRNKITLL is encoded by the coding sequence ATGGAAAGCCCAGAATTAAAACAAGAATTTCAGTCCACACCGGAACTTCTAGAAAAATTATATGAATACAGCATGATAAAAAACTATCAGGCTGGAGATATTATTGTGGACGAAAATTCTCAAATACGATCGATTCCTATTGTCACAAAAGGTGCTATGAAAGTGGTGCGTACTGAGGAAGATGGTCGAGAAATACTTTTGTACTATATTAAAGCTGGCGAATCTTGCATTATGTCTTTTTTGGGTGGTTTACACAACGAAACCAGTAAAGTGAAAGCTGAAATAGAGGAAGATGCCGAAATACTTTTTCTTCCAGTAACCAGAGTTTCAGAGTTTATAAAAGATCATCCAGAATGGTTGGATTATATTTTTAAATTGTATCATAAACGTTTCGAAGAACTTCTTGGAATCATCAACGAAATTGCTTTTAAAAAAGTGGACGAACGATTATTAAACCTCCTCGAAAAGAAAGCTGAACTCACACAATCTAATAGCCTCAACGTTACTCACGAACAACTTGCTAACGAGTTGGGAACTGCGCGTGTAGTGGTTTCTCGCCTTCTGAAGCAACTCGAAGAAAACGGTGAAGTACAACTTGGACGCAACAAAATTACTTTGCTTTAG
- a CDS encoding cob(I)yrinic acid a,c-diamide adenosyltransferase, translating into MTFKVYTKTGDKGETGLYGGTRISKASARVESYGNIDELNAFIGVAKSYVHDIPVLEQLRKIQFDLFTVGSEAATPSDKLFLANGKSRLSLIISESEIEELEHWIDAFEEELEPLQYFILPGGGKAATHFHVARTVCRRAERSLVFLNETEEVRPELIKYLNRLSDYLFVLARYISKIENEPEEYWIPNERAPK; encoded by the coding sequence ATGACATTCAAAGTATATACAAAAACGGGCGACAAAGGCGAAACAGGACTTTACGGTGGAACAAGAATTTCCAAAGCTTCGGCAAGGGTAGAATCTTACGGAAATATTGATGAACTCAATGCTTTTATTGGCGTTGCAAAATCTTACGTGCATGATATTCCTGTTTTGGAACAACTGCGAAAAATTCAGTTTGATTTGTTTACGGTAGGTTCCGAAGCTGCAACACCTAGCGATAAATTGTTTTTAGCCAACGGAAAATCACGATTATCTCTAATCATCTCTGAATCGGAAATCGAAGAATTAGAACATTGGATAGATGCTTTTGAAGAAGAACTGGAGCCTTTACAATATTTTATTTTACCAGGCGGTGGAAAAGCAGCAACACATTTTCATGTCGCAAGAACCGTTTGCAGAAGAGCCGAAAGAAGTCTTGTTTTCTTAAACGAAACCGAAGAAGTTCGTCCAGAATTGATAAAATATTTGAACCGACTTTCCGACTATCTTTTTGTATTGGCAAGATACATTTCAAAAATCGAGAATGAGCCAGAAGAATATTGGATTCCTAACGAAAGAGCACCGAAATAA
- a CDS encoding MBL fold metallo-hydrolase, protein MKIEQIYTGCLAQGAYYIVSNGEAAIVDPLRETQSYTDRLAKDNVRLKYIFETHFHADFVSGHVDLSKKTGAAIVYGPTANPDFEAIIAEDEQIFEIGNIKIKVLHTPGHTLESTTYLLIDENGKETAIFSGDTLFLGDVGRPDLAQKAANMTQEDLAGMLYDSLQNKIMPLADDVTVYPAHGAGSACGKNMQKETVDILGNQKKTNYALNQPNKEAFIKAVTDGLLPPPAYFGMNVAMNKQGYQNFDEVLNNGLRALSVTEFEEVVENSEALILDVRSAADFAKGYIPQSVNIGLKGDFAPWVGALIKDVKQPILLITDLGDEEETVTRLSRVGFDHTLGFLEGGFETWKNSGKEIDTVNRISATQFKTEFNENVKVIDVRKESEYEAEHVENAYRRPLAYINDWIGEVKADEHFYIHCAGGYRSMMAASILKARGYHNFSEVEGGFNAISKTDVPKTEFVCQSKIMS, encoded by the coding sequence ATGAAAATAGAACAAATTTATACAGGATGTTTAGCTCAGGGAGCTTATTATATTGTTTCAAATGGTGAAGCTGCGATTGTAGATCCGCTTCGTGAAACGCAATCTTATACAGATAGACTAGCAAAAGATAATGTTCGTTTAAAATATATTTTCGAAACCCATTTTCACGCAGATTTTGTGAGTGGACACGTAGATTTAAGTAAAAAGACAGGTGCGGCAATTGTTTACGGACCAACAGCCAACCCAGATTTTGAAGCTATTATCGCAGAAGATGAACAAATTTTCGAAATTGGAAATATCAAAATTAAAGTGCTTCATACACCTGGACATACTTTGGAAAGTACCACCTATCTTTTGATCGATGAAAACGGAAAAGAAACTGCAATTTTCTCTGGAGATACATTGTTTTTAGGAGATGTTGGTCGTCCAGACTTGGCTCAGAAAGCTGCAAACATGACACAAGAAGATTTGGCGGGAATGCTTTACGACAGTTTACAAAATAAAATTATGCCTTTAGCGGATGACGTTACGGTGTATCCTGCTCATGGCGCGGGTTCGGCTTGTGGTAAAAATATGCAGAAAGAAACGGTGGATATTTTAGGAAACCAAAAGAAAACCAATTATGCCCTTAATCAACCTAATAAAGAAGCGTTTATAAAAGCTGTTACAGATGGTTTGTTGCCGCCTCCCGCTTATTTTGGGATGAATGTAGCGATGAACAAGCAGGGTTATCAAAATTTTGATGAGGTTCTTAATAATGGTTTGAGAGCGCTTTCTGTAACGGAATTTGAGGAGGTTGTAGAAAATTCAGAAGCCTTAATTTTAGACGTTCGTTCGGCTGCAGATTTCGCAAAAGGCTATATTCCTCAATCTGTAAATATCGGTCTTAAAGGCGATTTTGCACCTTGGGTAGGCGCTTTGATAAAAGATGTTAAACAACCTATTTTGTTGATTACAGATCTTGGTGATGAAGAAGAAACCGTTACCAGATTGAGCCGAGTTGGTTTCGATCATACTTTAGGATTTTTAGAGGGAGGTTTTGAAACTTGGAAAAATTCAGGGAAAGAAATTGATACCGTGAACAGAATTTCTGCAACGCAATTTAAAACTGAGTTTAATGAAAATGTAAAAGTAATAGACGTTCGTAAAGAAAGCGAATACGAAGCTGAACACGTAGAAAACGCTTACAGAAGACCTTTGGCGTATATTAATGACTGGATTGGAGAGGTGAAAGCTGATGAACATTTCTACATACATTGTGCGGGTGGATACAGAAGTATGATGGCTGCAAGTATTTTGAAAGCGCGTGGTTATCATAATTTTTCTGAAGTTGAAGGTGGTTTCAATGCCATTTCAAAAACAGATGTTCCCAAAACTGAATTTGTTTGTCAATCTAAAATAATGTCATAA